In one Arachis duranensis cultivar V14167 chromosome 9, aradu.V14167.gnm2.J7QH, whole genome shotgun sequence genomic region, the following are encoded:
- the LOC107463835 gene encoding uncharacterized protein LOC107463835, with protein sequence MSMSSSSSSSDSESEYSNLQHIPDECWESVFKYLSDPLDHESLSLVSSHFLSLTNRLRTSLTVSDHVLPFLPALLCRFPNLTSINLTHHTGDLNELLSQIASSHLPSLRSLDLSHQPALPSIALRHFSRKFPALKSLNCSFMDSLTDKDLNLIAECFPNLEEIDISYPRIADAESRVKALASGFKKLRKVNLSGSHTVWFSSIFDLCKNCEFLEELVLLSTNFIGPTGPIGFANAILQRPELRSLALGCSHVGFMNEGDVISKFFELVSLKEFTCLELSYSPLSDECLCVAAEEGLPLRKLSLPGCFQYGYGGISSLLRNCNNLQHLDLQCTEFLDDRCVIELSMLLGNLNFVNLSENSNLSDSSLFAIIRNCPLITEIRMERAGVGKQKVEKDCLVVNSHLKFLYLTRNSYLDDESVEMIASVCPNLETMDLSYCERVSEGAVEVLRRCCKIRHMNLARLGSELFWIDFEIPTLCSLNLSWLHIGDEELSLISKRCHRLKELKLDFCQKITANGVNQVVENCKQLRVISLFSCEKVAADVVAWMVFTRRSLRKIIAPPRFHLTEGQRDLFLRHGCIVSSDLTNVTDSSARNYEPELLEAFLFP encoded by the coding sequence ATGTCAATGTCCTCGtcatcttcatcatcagatTCTGAATCTGAATATTCAAACCTACAACACATACCAGATGAATGCTGGGAATCAGTTTTCAAATACCTCAGCGACCCTCTCGATCACGAATCACTCTCCCTCGTCTCAAGCCACTTCCTTTCCCTCACCAACCGCCTCCGCACCTCCCTCACCGTCTCCGACcatgtcctccccttcctccccGCCCTTCTCTGCCGTTTTCCCAACCTCACCTCCATCAACCTCACGCACCACACCGGTGACCTGAACGAGCTCCTCTCCCAAATCGCTTCCTCTCACTTACCCTCCCTCCGTTCCCTTGATCTCTCTCATCAACCCGCTTTACCTTCAATTGCGTTGAGACATTTCTCTCGAAAGTTTCCAGCTTTGAAGTCACTCAACTGTTCCTTCATGGATTCACTTACCGACAAAGATTTGAACTTAATTGCTGAGTGCTTCCCGAACCTCGAAGAAATCGATATTAGTTACCCACGGATCGCAGATGCGGAATCTCGTGTAAAGGCCTTGGCTTCAGGGTTTAAGAAGCTCCGAAAGGTGAATCTTTCAGGTAGTCACACTGTTTggttctcttctatttttgatcTGTGTAAGAATTGCGAGTTTCTAGAAGAGTTAGTTCTTCTTAGTACGAACTTCATTGGCCCAACAGGTCCAATTGGATTTGCAAATGCGATCCTCCAGAGACCTGAATTGAGGTCTTTGGCTCTTGGCTGTTCGCATGTTGGGTTTATGAATGAGGGTGATGTGATTTCAAAGTTCTTTGAATTGGTGAGTTTGAAAGAGTTTACTTGTCTTGAATTGTCTTATTCGCCTTTATCTGATGAGTGTTTGTGTGTTGCTGCGGAAGAAGGCTTGCCATTGAGGAAACTCTCACTGCCGGGTTGTTTCCAATATGGATATGGTGGGATTTCTTCCTTGTTAAGAAATTGTAACAATTTGCAGCATTTGGATCTTCAATGCACAGAGTTTCTTGATGATAGGTGTGTCATTGAGCTGTCTATGCTTCTTGGTAATCTGAACTTTGTGAACCTTAGTGAGAATTCGAATCTTTCTGATTCGAGCTTGTTCGCCATCATCCGGAACTGCCCTTTGATAACTGAGATCAGGATGGAGAGAGCTGGTGTTGGGAAGCAGAAGGTGGAGAAGGATTGTTTGGTTGTGAATTCTCATTTGAAGTTTCTCTATTTGACTCGCAATTCGTATTTGGATGATGAAAGTGTCGAGATGATTGCTTCGGTTTGTCCCAACTTGGAGACAATGGATTTGAGCTATTGTGAGAGGGTTTCGGAAGGTGCTGTTGAAGTTTTGAGGAGGTGTTGTAAGATTAGGCATATGAACTTAGCTCGATTAGGATCAGAGCTGTTTTGGATTGACTTTGAAATTCCTACACTGTGTTCGTTGAATTTGTCATGGTTGCACATTGGTGATGAAGAACTCTCTCTTATCTCAAAGAGATGTCATAGGTTGAAAGAACTAAAACTGGATTTTTGTCAAAAGATCACAGCCAATGGGGTAAATCAGGTAGTGGAAAATTGCAAGCAGCTAAGGGtgataagcttgttttcttgtgAGAAAGTGGCTGCTGATGTTGTTGCTTGGATGGTGTTCACAAGGCGATCgttgagaaaaataattgctCCGCCTCGATTTCATCTTACTGAGGGCCAGAGGGATCTCTTCCTGCGGCATGGATGCATTGTTTCCAGTGATCTAACCAATGTAACTGATTCATCTGCAAGGAACTATGAACCTGAGTTGTTGGAGGCATTTTTGTTTCCTTGA